In the Ignisphaera sp. genome, one interval contains:
- the hypF gene encoding carbamoyltransferase HypF, whose translation MVVKALRIRIVGVVQGVGFRPFVYRLATGLGLGGYVVNLGGSEVEVFVEGDENVLRVFLDRLYSEKPPNARIEKVFVDWVEPAGFKGFFIRESGSIQILRSIIPPDIGICSDCVREILDPGTRFYRYYWNSCVNCGPRFSMMFKTPYDRENTSMAVFKLCPACEADYRDHNNIRRFHAQGISCPVCGPKTFVFDSSGRRIDVEDVVGFVVEKILEGAIVAIKGVGGYHIACLASDDSVVLELRKRKRRPAQPFAIMARDYSVVEEIAEPFDGARELLESPQRPIVILPKRRGSKLSKYVAPGLSTVGVMLPYTGFQVLLLREVPDGFLIMTSGNVHGEPMCTNIKCVFEKLGKVVDYVVEHEREIVHRVDDSVIRFADGEPVFLRRARGYAPEWIEVPFDLVESIAVGAELQTAGAVAFENKVVLTQFIGDVDEPAQLDDLRRELMWFAKIYGLKPAAVVADMHPLYHNKRLAIELSKDFGAGYTEVQHHHAHIAAAMAEHGVVDERVVGIAIDGTGYGVDGGIWGGEVMIASYTDFIRTGSLQPFVLPGGDTAALYPVKPLIALLVLAGYSEEETMRILEKRDLISSLPYREKEAEITYILAKSGRGAIVTSMGRTLDAFSALLRVCTIRTYEGEPPIRLEALADGGVYLDYEPRIRMFDGRLVVDVVDLLNWVLSNENKRESNLAATILRSLGIGLGMIALRSLKGLRNTVNTVFLSGGSAVNTHIVRGVKEALMGEGISVKLPRKVPPGDGGIALGQIVIASKRVLNNGGEH comes from the coding sequence ATGGTTGTTAAGGCTCTTCGCATTAGAATTGTTGGTGTTGTTCAAGGTGTTGGTTTTAGGCCTTTTGTTTATAGACTTGCTACTGGACTTGGTTTGGGGGGTTATGTTGTTAATTTGGGTGGTAGCGAGGTTGAGGTTTTTGTTGAAGGTGATGAAAATGTTTTGAGGGTTTTTCTCGATAGGCTCTACTCTGAGAAGCCTCCTAATGCTAGGATTGAAAAGGTTTTTGTTGATTGGGTTGAGCCGGCAGGCTTCAAAGGGTTTTTCATTAGGGAGAGTGGGTCTATACAGATTCTGAGGAGTATTATACCCCCCGACATCGGTATTTGTAGTGATTGTGTTAGGGAGATTCTAGACCCTGGTACAAGGTTCTATAGATACTATTGGAATAGCTGTGTTAATTGCGGCCCTAGGTTCTCTATGATGTTTAAAACTCCGTATGACAGGGAAAACACTTCTATGGCTGTCTTCAAGCTCTGCCCTGCTTGCGAAGCTGATTATAGGGATCACAACAATATCAGGAGATTCCATGCACAAGGCATTAGCTGCCCTGTTTGTGGCCCAAAGACATTTGTTTTTGATTCTAGTGGTAGGAGAATAGATGTCGAAGATGTTGTTGGATTTGTTGTTGAGAAGATCTTGGAAGGGGCTATAGTTGCTATCAAGGGTGTTGGAGGCTACCACATAGCCTGTCTTGCATCTGATGACAGTGTTGTTTTGGAGCTTAGAAAGAGGAAGAGGAGGCCAGCACAGCCCTTCGCCATCATGGCAAGGGACTACAGTGTTGTTGAGGAAATTGCAGAGCCTTTCGACGGGGCTAGAGAGCTTTTGGAGTCTCCACAAAGACCAATAGTTATATTGCCTAAGAGGAGAGGTTCCAAGCTATCCAAATACGTTGCACCTGGTCTCTCAACAGTTGGTGTTATGCTTCCCTACACAGGATTTCAAGTGCTTCTACTGAGAGAGGTTCCAGACGGTTTTCTAATAATGACTAGCGGCAATGTTCATGGAGAGCCCATGTGCACAAACATCAAATGTGTTTTTGAAAAGCTTGGCAAAGTTGTTGACTATGTTGTTGAGCATGAGAGGGAGATTGTCCACAGAGTTGACGATAGTGTTATAAGATTTGCTGATGGAGAGCCAGTTTTTCTCAGAAGGGCTAGGGGCTATGCGCCAGAGTGGATAGAGGTTCCATTTGATTTGGTCGAGTCTATAGCTGTTGGAGCAGAGCTCCAAACTGCTGGTGCAGTGGCGTTTGAGAACAAGGTTGTATTGACGCAGTTCATAGGGGATGTCGATGAACCTGCTCAGCTAGATGATCTTAGGAGAGAGCTTATGTGGTTTGCAAAAATCTATGGGCTGAAGCCTGCTGCTGTTGTTGCTGACATGCACCCTCTGTACCATAATAAGAGGCTTGCTATAGAGCTTTCAAAAGATTTTGGAGCTGGGTATACAGAGGTTCAGCACCACCATGCACATATAGCAGCTGCCATGGCTGAGCATGGTGTTGTTGATGAGAGGGTTGTTGGGATAGCAATTGACGGAACAGGCTATGGTGTTGATGGTGGTATATGGGGTGGAGAGGTGATGATAGCAAGCTACACAGACTTTATCAGAACAGGCAGTCTACAGCCATTTGTCTTGCCAGGTGGGGACACAGCAGCTCTCTACCCAGTAAAGCCGCTTATAGCACTTCTAGTGCTGGCTGGCTACAGCGAGGAGGAGACTATGAGGATACTGGAGAAAAGGGATTTGATAAGCTCGTTGCCATATAGAGAAAAAGAGGCTGAGATAACGTATATACTTGCAAAAAGTGGTCGAGGAGCCATTGTGACGAGCATGGGTAGAACACTAGATGCGTTCTCGGCGCTTCTAAGGGTGTGCACCATTAGAACATATGAGGGTGAGCCACCCATTAGATTAGAGGCTTTAGCTGATGGCGGTGTCTATCTAGACTATGAGCCAAGGATAAGAATGTTTGATGGTAGGCTAGTGGTAGATGTTGTCGATCTCCTCAACTGGGTTTTGAGCAACGAGAATAAGAGGGAGAGCAACTTGGCAGCGACAATCCTAAGATCTCTCGGAATCGGGTTAGGGATGATAGCGCTGAGGAGTTTGAAGGGGCTAAGAAACACTGTAAACACTGTCTTTTTGAGTGGTGGCTCAGCTGTAAACACACATATTGTGAGAGGGGTTAAAGAGGCTTTGATGGGTGAGGGGATAAGCGTTAAACTGCCTAGGAAGGTTCCCCCAGGCGATGGGGGGATAGCACTTGGTCAAATAGTTATAGCCTCTAAGAGGGTTCTGAATAATGGAGGAGAGCACTAG
- the hypE gene encoding hydrogenase expression/formation protein HypE, producing MDRVLLAHGSGGVETFEILEKLIFRRVEDRLKRVGNGFGIDVLDDGAVIPLPTGDYIVVSIDAYTVNPPFFPGGNIGTLAAAGSINDVLMMGGRPIAILDSIVVEEGFPIEDLEKIVQSFIDVLKSENIALIGGDFKVMPKGGIDKIVITTAAIGITKKPIVDNPKPGDKIIVSDFVGDHGAVIMLLQMGLEKNVEELGKGLLKSDAKPLTRLMLPLMERFSNHINAARDPTRGGLAGILNEWASRTGTVIVVEESSIPVRDSVKRYCEMLGVDPLYLASEGVAVLSVDPAVADEVVEYMKSLGFENARIVGEVRSSEKFKGYVLMKTSVGGYRILEPPRGELVPRIC from the coding sequence ATGGATAGGGTTCTACTTGCACATGGATCTGGCGGTGTAGAAACATTTGAGATTCTCGAGAAGCTCATATTTAGACGTGTTGAGGATAGATTGAAGAGAGTTGGCAATGGATTTGGAATAGATGTTTTAGATGACGGTGCTGTAATACCACTTCCAACTGGGGATTACATAGTGGTTTCAATAGATGCATACACAGTTAACCCACCGTTCTTTCCAGGCGGCAACATAGGAACTCTTGCAGCTGCTGGCTCTATAAACGATGTATTGATGATGGGTGGAAGGCCAATAGCCATTCTAGACTCTATTGTTGTTGAAGAGGGCTTCCCTATAGAGGATCTCGAGAAAATTGTGCAGTCGTTTATAGATGTTCTGAAAAGCGAGAACATTGCCTTGATTGGCGGAGACTTCAAGGTGATGCCGAAGGGGGGTATAGATAAAATAGTTATAACCACTGCCGCTATAGGCATCACCAAGAAGCCTATTGTTGACAATCCAAAGCCAGGGGACAAGATAATTGTCAGCGATTTTGTTGGTGATCACGGAGCCGTTATAATGCTTCTTCAAATGGGTTTGGAGAAGAATGTTGAAGAACTTGGGAAAGGTCTTCTTAAAAGCGATGCAAAGCCACTTACAAGACTCATGCTGCCACTCATGGAGAGGTTCTCTAATCACATAAATGCTGCTAGAGATCCAACAAGAGGTGGTTTGGCTGGTATACTAAATGAGTGGGCTTCTAGAACCGGAACTGTGATAGTTGTTGAAGAGTCTTCTATACCTGTGAGAGACTCTGTGAAGAGATACTGCGAAATGCTTGGCGTAGACCCCTTGTATCTGGCGTCAGAGGGTGTGGCGGTACTTTCGGTAGACCCCGCTGTGGCTGACGAGGTTGTCGAGTATATGAAGAGTCTTGGCTTTGAAAACGCTAGGATCGTTGGAGAGGTTAGATCAAGCGAGAAATTCAAAGGCTATGTACTCATGAAAACAAGTGTTGGTGGCTACAGAATTTTGGAGCCTCCAAGAGGGGAGCTAGTGCCAAGAATATGCTGA
- the hypD gene encoding hydrogenase formation protein HypD, which produces MEESTRYFLSIADKIEKAFRENRELVKAILKKINEYSKVLESIYGKDFRFKIMNFCGTHEWTVTHFGIRSLVPKNIELVAGPGCPVCVTPSHFIEEAIKLALDGITVYTYGDTYKLRTLNSVKGYKSLSEVRGEGVVKLVTSLVDAIKDARKTNRESVFIGIGFETVAPGYASAILKGLVPENLKIMSLVKLTPPAMFYSLEILREKPTEPPVMGVIAPGHVSTITGGKAWSVVSENYGIPVVISGFEPIDVLLSILEILKQLVKGEAKTVIEYKRAVTWHGDIRAQRIVAKTFRVVDDAWRGIGFLPKSGLRLREEYRRYDAFEELGVKEIKPGEWGYDLPPGCRCAEVTLGKAKPTDCPLFMRVCTPDKPYGPCMVSLEGACAIWARFGSGGLAEEIAKELSLTI; this is translated from the coding sequence ATGGAGGAGAGCACTAGATACTTCCTAAGCATAGCCGATAAAATTGAGAAGGCTTTTAGAGAGAATAGAGAGCTTGTAAAAGCTATACTCAAGAAGATTAATGAGTACTCCAAGGTTTTGGAGAGCATCTATGGAAAGGACTTTAGATTTAAGATAATGAACTTTTGCGGAACACACGAATGGACGGTTACACACTTTGGGATTAGAAGTCTTGTACCCAAGAACATAGAACTTGTTGCAGGTCCCGGATGCCCTGTTTGCGTAACTCCATCACATTTCATAGAAGAGGCAATAAAACTTGCATTAGATGGCATAACCGTCTACACCTATGGAGACACCTACAAGCTTAGGACACTGAACAGTGTTAAGGGATACAAATCTCTAAGCGAGGTTAGGGGAGAGGGTGTTGTAAAGCTCGTTACAAGTCTTGTCGACGCCATTAAAGATGCTAGAAAAACCAATAGGGAATCTGTGTTCATAGGAATAGGCTTTGAGACCGTTGCACCTGGATACGCATCAGCAATCTTGAAAGGGTTGGTACCGGAAAACCTCAAGATAATGAGTCTTGTCAAGCTAACGCCACCAGCCATGTTCTACTCCCTAGAGATATTAAGAGAGAAGCCAACAGAACCACCTGTAATGGGCGTTATCGCACCTGGGCATGTATCGACAATTACAGGGGGCAAGGCCTGGTCTGTAGTCTCTGAAAACTATGGCATACCAGTTGTTATATCGGGTTTTGAGCCCATAGATGTCTTATTATCGATTTTAGAAATATTGAAGCAACTTGTGAAGGGGGAGGCAAAAACTGTTATAGAATACAAAAGAGCTGTTACATGGCATGGGGATATAAGGGCCCAGAGAATAGTTGCGAAGACGTTTAGGGTTGTTGACGATGCTTGGAGAGGAATAGGATTTCTACCGAAAAGTGGATTGAGATTGAGAGAAGAGTATAGAAGATATGATGCTTTTGAGGAGCTTGGAGTAAAAGAGATTAAGCCAGGTGAGTGGGGATACGACCTACCACCTGGGTGCAGATGTGCGGAGGTAACCCTTGGCAAGGCAAAACCAACAGATTGCCCACTATTCATGAGGGTGTGTACACCGGATAAGCCGTATGGGCCATGCATGGTCTCTTTAGAAGGGGCGTGCGCTATATGGGCCAGGTTTGGAAGTGGAGGCTTGGCAGAAGAGATAGCAAAAGAGCTTTCCTTAACAATCTAA
- a CDS encoding MBL fold metallo-hydrolase → MRRLRIGSTTVSRDGFAGVRIATNNETLCIDVANVDGCNYLLYTHLHPRHFPGTEKIDVRKTVSPSIGLHRIEPGDTIILGEFTIKAIDAYNIGEGKEVAHPKGLGVGYIVKTNDITVYHMGDTDLVPEVLDINIKIDILFIPIGCKNVLCPEEALEVVKSLRPFIAIPIHYEDKSLLYTFRDIVQPYTQVVIM, encoded by the coding sequence TTGAGGAGACTTAGGATAGGCTCCACAACTGTTTCCAGAGATGGGTTTGCAGGTGTGAGGATTGCTACAAACAATGAGACTCTATGTATAGATGTTGCAAATGTGGATGGCTGTAACTATCTGCTGTACACACATCTGCACCCCAGGCACTTCCCAGGAACAGAGAAGATAGATGTCAGAAAAACAGTCTCTCCATCAATAGGACTACACAGAATTGAGCCCGGCGACACAATTATTCTTGGTGAATTCACGATCAAAGCTATTGATGCATACAACATTGGTGAAGGTAAAGAGGTTGCACATCCAAAAGGGCTTGGAGTTGGATATATCGTGAAAACCAATGACATAACGGTTTATCACATGGGTGACACAGACCTCGTTCCAGAGGTTCTAGATATTAATATTAAAATAGATATATTATTTATTCCAATTGGATGCAAAAATGTTTTATGCCCCGAGGAGGCTCTAGAGGTAGTCAAGAGCCTTAGACCATTTATCGCCATACCAATTCACTATGAGGATAAAAGCCTTTTGTACACCTTTAGAGACATTGTCCAGCCATACACACAGGTAGTTATTATGTAG
- a CDS encoding ABC transporter ATP-binding protein, giving the protein MSTILEVENLTKIYEIGYIRKRRITAVDKVSFSVRKGEIISLVGESGSGKTTTARMILRLIKPTSGAIKFMGRDIWRDLKSNSDLRWYWRNVNGVFQDPFSSFNPTHRIRDFMYRAFNLFNERLDTNAKDKLVREALQMVGLIPDEVLNRRPFELSGGMRQRVMIARIFLIRPMLVLADEPTSMIDATLRLGILKLFSKLREEIGTAIIFITHDMGLAYYISDRIMIMYRGKIIEEGTPDEIVNSPKHEYTRNLLDSIPKLYTSWFG; this is encoded by the coding sequence ATGAGTACAATTCTAGAAGTAGAGAACTTAACAAAGATATATGAGATTGGATACATAAGGAAAAGACGAATAACAGCTGTTGACAAAGTATCCTTTAGTGTAAGAAAAGGAGAGATAATCTCTTTGGTAGGCGAATCAGGATCTGGTAAAACAACAACTGCTAGAATGATTCTAAGGTTGATTAAGCCTACAAGTGGTGCTATAAAGTTTATGGGCAGAGATATTTGGAGAGATCTAAAGAGCAACTCTGACTTAAGATGGTATTGGAGAAATGTCAATGGGGTTTTTCAAGATCCTTTCTCATCATTCAATCCAACCCATAGAATTAGAGACTTTATGTACAGAGCATTCAATTTGTTTAACGAGAGGCTAGACACTAACGCTAAAGACAAGCTTGTAAGAGAAGCGCTCCAGATGGTTGGTCTAATACCAGATGAGGTTCTGAATAGAAGACCGTTTGAGCTATCTGGAGGCATGAGACAAAGGGTTATGATAGCAAGAATATTTTTGATAAGGCCTATGCTTGTTTTAGCAGATGAGCCAACGAGCATGATAGACGCAACATTGAGACTAGGGATACTAAAACTATTCTCAAAGCTGAGAGAAGAGATTGGAACAGCCATAATATTCATAACACATGACATGGGTTTAGCTTATTATATCTCAGACAGGATAATGATTATGTATAGAGGCAAAATAATTGAGGAAGGAACACCTGATGAGATTGTGAACAGCCCTAAGCATGAATATACGCGCAACCTGCTAGATTCTATACCAAAGCTATACACATCCTGGTTTGGATGA
- a CDS encoding ABC transporter permease, translated as MGILADLFRIPKFTGGLAIFLAIVALGLAGPLIYRVSPTDIVGPRYTPPSPGHPLGIDALGRDVLAQLLYGIRGSLLVGAVAAGIALGLSLVLGTMAAVFGGLVDRVIMVVSEIFIIIPSLLLMMVLAAYLRPEARNIWLVGFVIGITSWGGWARGFRSRTMSILQSEFIKMAILSGASRTSIILRDIVPIISPYILASLAMLFTSAITAEVGLTIVGVGMTKDITLGLILYIAQLYANITQGIWWTVVPPTLVMILIYLSLYLVAISLDEYFSPKLGTA; from the coding sequence ATGGGCATATTAGCAGATTTGTTTAGAATACCAAAGTTTACTGGAGGGCTAGCAATATTCTTGGCTATTGTAGCCCTCGGCTTGGCGGGTCCCCTAATATACAGGGTTTCTCCAACAGATATTGTGGGACCTAGGTACACCCCGCCATCGCCTGGTCATCCCCTTGGGATAGACGCCCTAGGCAGAGATGTTCTAGCGCAACTCCTATATGGCATAAGAGGCTCTTTACTTGTTGGTGCTGTTGCTGCCGGGATTGCGCTAGGTCTATCACTGGTTCTAGGAACCATGGCAGCTGTATTTGGCGGATTAGTTGATAGGGTGATTATGGTGGTGTCAGAGATATTCATTATCATACCGTCTCTACTCCTCATGATGGTTCTAGCAGCTTATCTGAGACCAGAGGCCAGAAATATATGGCTCGTAGGATTTGTCATCGGCATAACTTCCTGGGGTGGATGGGCAAGGGGATTCAGATCAAGAACTATGAGCATACTACAGTCAGAGTTCATTAAGATGGCTATACTGTCTGGCGCATCTAGAACCAGCATAATATTGAGGGATATCGTGCCAATAATATCGCCATATATATTAGCATCACTCGCAATGCTATTCACATCAGCTATAACAGCCGAAGTTGGTTTAACCATTGTTGGCGTTGGCATGACAAAGGACATTACGCTTGGACTCATACTCTACATAGCACAGCTATATGCAAACATTACACAAGGTATTTGGTGGACAGTTGTCCCGCCTACGTTAGTTATGATACTGATATACCTCTCATTATACCTAGTCGCAATATCCCTAGACGAGTACTTCTCACCAAAGCTTGGAACAGCATGA
- a CDS encoding HypC/HybG/HupF family hydrogenase formation chaperone, with the protein MVNIMCWGSPAVVVDVDLDSMVAKVNYGDGIVRDALIGIAGERISRGDIVVVHAGVVISKLSDEGVLEHIKFLEEVLGKDAKEVIKAYETLLELARSLRGEARNG; encoded by the coding sequence GTGGTTAATATCATGTGCTGGGGCTCTCCTGCAGTTGTTGTTGATGTTGATTTGGATAGCATGGTTGCCAAGGTTAACTATGGCGATGGTATTGTCAGAGACGCTTTAATTGGCATAGCAGGTGAGAGGATTTCTAGAGGAGATATCGTAGTTGTTCATGCAGGTGTTGTCATATCAAAACTCTCTGATGAGGGTGTTTTGGAGCATATAAAGTTTCTTGAGGAGGTTCTGGGTAAGGATGCTAAAGAGGTTATAAAAGCTTATGAGACGCTACTTGAGCTTGCAAGGTCTCTGAGAGGTGAAGCTAGAAATGGATAG
- a CDS encoding ABC transporter ATP-binding protein, translated as MGYAVETVDLRAYYILRRGSVKAVDGVNLRIGEREIVGVVGESGCGKSTLSRALALDFVPPLKLIGGKIIIDGEDVTSIPISEARKRVAGTKISLIPQSAMNAIIPVARVRDYIVDVVKEKTGMPKERILDMARKRFEEIGLPSVALDMYPFELSGGMRQRVLIALATLLNPSLLIADEPTSALDVSTQKMVLTTLYNVFKMGLTKSIMFITHDIATVRQIATRIVVMYAGKIVEDGPTENLIHNPLHPYSKALMYSILTPEPEIRKRVGQTGGIAGEPPSLINPPPGCRFHPRCPFAMDICRKEEPPLVEVDKNRFVACWLYAKSRGGNL; from the coding sequence ATGGGATACGCAGTTGAAACAGTTGATCTAAGAGCATACTACATACTTAGGAGAGGCTCCGTCAAGGCTGTTGATGGAGTTAATCTCAGAATCGGTGAGAGAGAGATCGTTGGTGTTGTTGGGGAGAGTGGATGCGGTAAATCAACACTTTCAAGAGCTCTTGCACTAGACTTTGTCCCTCCACTAAAGCTTATTGGAGGAAAAATAATTATTGATGGAGAGGATGTAACTAGTATTCCCATATCAGAGGCTAGAAAGAGGGTTGCAGGTACAAAAATATCTCTCATACCACAGTCAGCAATGAATGCAATTATACCTGTTGCAAGAGTGAGGGACTATATCGTGGATGTTGTAAAGGAGAAGACTGGTATGCCAAAAGAGAGAATATTAGATATGGCTAGAAAGAGATTTGAGGAAATAGGTCTTCCCTCAGTAGCCCTAGACATGTACCCATTCGAACTATCAGGTGGTATGAGACAAAGAGTCTTGATTGCTCTGGCAACACTTCTAAATCCATCTCTTTTAATAGCAGATGAACCTACATCAGCATTGGATGTATCGACACAGAAAATGGTTCTAACAACTCTATACAATGTTTTCAAAATGGGCTTAACAAAGAGCATCATGTTTATAACACATGATATTGCCACAGTAAGGCAAATAGCGACTAGAATAGTTGTTATGTATGCAGGTAAAATAGTTGAGGATGGTCCAACAGAGAATCTTATACATAACCCATTACATCCATACTCCAAAGCACTAATGTATTCAATTCTAACACCAGAGCCAGAGATTAGAAAGAGAGTTGGGCAGACCGGTGGAATTGCAGGTGAGCCACCAAGTCTAATTAATCCACCACCTGGCTGTAGGTTTCATCCTAGATGCCCGTTTGCTATGGATATCTGTAGAAAGGAAGAACCACCTCTGGTAGAAGTTGATAAGAATCGTTTTGTTGCATGCTGGCTCTATGCAAAAAGTAGAGGTGGAAACTTATGA
- a CDS encoding ABC transporter permease, whose amino-acid sequence MSKINPFVMFILKRLGIMVLSFFVASTIMFLLPRIIPGNPLAVKVYQILQQSATNPEMIKSVEKMLMDYFKLNRPLYEQYFDFLINLLHGDLGKSITYFPRTVNEIVAMYLPWTLALLVPAIIASWIVGNVIGVIAAMNRGKIVDKVLLPLLAALQGTPAYVFGMYLVLLAVATKWFPASGAYSPNVIPSFSWSFIVDYLHHYILPFLSIFLTSLGGWGLSMRNIAIQELSMDYMDYARIIGLSQRRTQNYLFRLSALPQIVGLAIVLGWSVAGSIITEIIFAYPGIGRALWTAIQAQDYMLIQGYFVILIGTILLANFISEIIFAVIDPRVRYAYAGE is encoded by the coding sequence TTGTCAAAAATAAATCCATTTGTAATGTTTATATTGAAGAGACTGGGTATTATGGTGCTATCCTTTTTTGTTGCATCAACGATAATGTTTTTACTACCTAGGATAATACCTGGAAACCCACTTGCTGTAAAGGTATATCAAATACTTCAACAATCTGCGACAAACCCAGAGATGATTAAGTCTGTGGAGAAGATGCTTATGGATTACTTCAAGCTAAATAGACCATTGTATGAACAGTACTTCGACTTCCTTATTAACTTACTTCACGGGGATCTAGGAAAATCCATAACATATTTCCCACGAACAGTCAACGAGATTGTGGCAATGTATCTCCCATGGACACTCGCCCTGCTTGTCCCAGCAATAATTGCTTCATGGATTGTAGGTAACGTCATTGGTGTGATAGCCGCCATGAATAGGGGGAAGATAGTTGACAAGGTGTTGTTGCCTCTGCTAGCAGCTTTGCAGGGTACGCCAGCATATGTTTTTGGAATGTACCTTGTCCTGCTAGCAGTTGCCACAAAGTGGTTTCCAGCAAGTGGAGCTTATTCACCAAATGTGATACCTTCGTTTTCATGGAGTTTCATAGTTGACTACCTACACCACTATATACTTCCATTCCTCTCAATATTTCTAACATCACTTGGTGGTTGGGGGCTTAGCATGAGGAACATAGCTATACAAGAGCTATCAATGGATTATATGGACTATGCTAGGATAATAGGTCTATCACAGAGAAGAACACAGAACTATCTATTCAGGTTATCGGCTTTGCCGCAGATTGTTGGCCTGGCCATAGTGCTTGGGTGGAGCGTTGCAGGCTCCATAATAACTGAGATTATATTTGCCTATCCAGGTATTGGCAGAGCCCTCTGGACGGCGATACAAGCACAGGACTACATGCTTATCCAGGGATATTTCGTTATATTGATTGGAACTATACTCTTGGCCAACTTCATATCGGAGATAATATTTGCTGTGATAGACCCTAGGGTAAGGTACGCATATGCAGGTGAGTAG